A DNA window from Leopardus geoffroyi isolate Oge1 chromosome A1, O.geoffroyi_Oge1_pat1.0, whole genome shotgun sequence contains the following coding sequences:
- the LOC123605040 gene encoding protocadherin gamma-A6 isoform X2: MSDHLGLKGPAGRRQMLFLSLLSLFCPVISEQILYTIPEELARGSLVGNLAKDLGVGVGDLPARNLRVSAQKKLFTGSYVVHVAENNPPGASIFQVSASDPDLGPNGRVSYSIVASDLEPRALASYVSVSAQSGVVFAQRAFDHEQLRAFELTVQARDQGSPALSANVSLRVLVGDRNDNAPRVLYPALGPDGSALFDTVPRAAQPGYLVTKVVAVDADSGHNAWLSYHVLQASEPGLFSLGLRTGEVRTARALGDRDAARQRLLVAVRDGGQPPLSATVTLLLVFADSLQEALPDVSDRLEPSDPQAELQFYLVVALALISVLFLLAVILAVALSLRRSSCPSSWSCFKTDVCSKTGSGVIPNFSEGTLPYSYNLCAASHSSETEFKFLSIKPENGPSQDLLCNEASWFGSANNDNRKMTSNSVNLQQEVHKEPVMAALQKRRHQSGLVVLVILLGILGGLGARQIRYSIPEELDKGSFVGNIADDLGLELQELGERGVRIVSRGRMQLFSLNPRSGNLVTADRIDREELCAQTARCLVSFNILIEDKLNLYPIEVEILDINDNTPRFFREELEVKILENAPPSSRFPLMEVYDLDVGMNSLQSFKLSKNSHFSVDVQSEADRPKYPELVLERALDREGDSVHHLILTAVDGGEPVRSGTARILVTVLDVNDNAPVFTQPVYRVSVPENLPVGTPVLSVNATDQDEGVHAEVMYSFLRVTEKISKIFCLNVFTGEISISANLDYEDSSFYELDVEARDRPGLLDRAKVLITILDVNDNVPEVVVTSGSRSVAESMPPGTVIALFQVYDRDSGLNGLVTCSISRSMPFELEKSVDNYYRLVTNTVLDREQVSLYNITVTVTDKGIPPLSTETLIYLNVADINDNPPAFPHSSYSVYIPENNPRGASIFSVTAHDPDSHENAQVTYSLSEDTLRGAPLSSYVSINSDTGVLYALHSFDYEQFRDLQLRVTAQDSGDPPLSSNVSLSIFILDQNDNTPEILYPALPTDGSTGVELAPRSAEPGYLVTKVVAVDRDSGQNAWLSYRLLKASEPGLFAVGLHTGEVRTARALQDRDALKQSLVVAVRDHGQPPLSATVTLTVAVADSIPDVLADLGSLEPPADPDASGLTLYLVVAVAAVSCVFLAFVIVLLALRLRRWRSSRLLQAAGVGLAGVPASRFVGVDGVRAFLQTYSHEVSLTADSRESHVIFPQPNYADMLLSLESCEKTDPSLTSIDFHGCKDEAENIQQAPPNTDWRFSQAQRPGTSGSQNGDETGTWPNNQFDTEMLQAMILASASEAADGGSTLGGGAGTMGLSARYGPQFTLQHVPDYRQNVYIPGSNATLTNAAGKRDGKAPTGGNGNKKKSGKKEKK; the protein is encoded by the exons ATGAGCGATCACTTGGGATTGAAGGGCCCGGCTGGGCGGAGACAaatgctgtttctctctttgcTGTCTTTGTTCTGCCCGGTGATCTCGGAGCAGATCCTCTATACTATTCCGGAGGAGCTGGCCAGGGGCTCCCTTGTGGGAAACCTCGCCAAGGATCTGGGGGTTGGCGTTGGAGATTTGCCTGCTCGAAACCTGCGTGTTAGTGCACAGAAGAAACTGTTTACA GGCTCTTACGTGGTCCACGTGGCAGAAAACAACCCGCCCGGAGCTTCTATTTTCCAAGTCAGCGCCTCTGATCCCGACCTGGGGCCCAACGGCCGCGTCTCCTACTCCATCGTGGCCAGCGACCTGGAGCCGCGGGCGCTGGCGTCCTACGTGTCCGTGAGCGCGCAGAGCGGCGTGGTGTTCGCGCAGCGCGCCTTCGACCACGAGCAGCTGCGCGCCTTCGAGCTGACGGTGCAGGCCCGCGACCAGGGCTCGCCCGCGCTCAGCGCCAACGTGAGCCTGCGCGTGTTGGTGGGCGACCGCAACGACAACGCGCCTAGGGTGCTGTACCCGGCGCTGGGGCCCGACGGCTCGGCGCTCTTCGACACGGTGCCGCGCGCCGCGCAGCCCGGCTACCTGGTCACCAAGGTGGTGGCGGTGGACGCCGACTCGGGACACAATGCGTGGCTGTCGTACCACGTGCTGCAGGCCAGCGAGCCCGGACTCTTCAGCCTGGGGCTGCGCACGGGCGAGGTGCGCACTGCGCGTGCTTTGGGCGACAGGGACGCGGCCCGCCAGCGCCTGCTGGTTGCCGTGCGGGACGGGGGACAGCCGCCCCTTTCCGCAACTGTCACGTTGCTCCTGGTTTTCGCAGACAGCCTACAAGAGGCGCTGCCGGATGTCAGCGACCGCCTGGAGCCCTCTGACCCCCAGGCTGAGCTGCAGTTTTACCTGGTGGTGGCCTTGGCCTTGATCTCAGTGCTGTTTCTCCTAGCAGTGATTCTAGCGGTTGCGCTGAGCCTGCGACgctcctcctgcccttcctcctggAGCTGCTTTAAGACTGATGTCTGCTCCAAGACTGGATCTGGGGTTATTCCCAACTTTAGCGAGGGGACTTTGCCTTATTCTTACAATCTATGTGCTGCCTCACATTCCTCAGAGACTGAGTTTAAATTTCTCAGTATAAAGCCTGAAAATGGTCCATCACAAGATCttctatgtaatgaagcctcttGGTTTGGAAGTGCCAATAATGATAATCGCAAAATGACTTCCAATTCAGTCAATTTGCAACAG GAAGTCCATAAGGAGCCTGTCATGGCAGCTCTGCAAAAGCGCCGGCACCAGAGCGGATTAGTGGTACTCGTTATTCTGCTGGGGATTCTGGGGGGGCTCGGGGCCAGGCAGATCCGTTATTCCATTCCTGAAGAGCTGGACAAAGGTTCCTTCGTAGGAAACATCGCTGATGATCTGGGGCTAGAgctccaggagctgggggagcgTGGAGTCCGCATCGTCTCCAGAGGTAGGATGCAGCTCTTTTCTCTGAACCCGCGAAGCGGCAACTTGGTCACCGCAGACAGAATAGACCGGGAGGAGCTCTGTGCCCAGACCGCGCGGTGTCTGGTGAGTTTTAACATCCTCATCGAGGATAAACTGAATCTTTATCCCATAGAAGTGGAAATACTGGACATTAATGACAACACACCCCGATTCTTTAGGGAAGAATTAGAAGTGAAAATTCTGGAAAACGCACCCCCATCCTCTCGTTTTCCACTAATGGAGGTCTATGACCTGGATGTGGGAATGAACTCTCTTCAAAGCTTCAAACTCAGCAAGAATAGTCACTTCTCAGTGGACGTGCAGAGTGAAGCTGATAGGCCCAAATACCCGGAGCTGGTGCTTGAGCGTGCCCTGGATCGGGAGGGAGACTCCGTTCACCACCTCATCCTCACTGCTGTGGATGGCGGTGAACCTGTCCGCTCAGGCACTGCTCGAATTCTGGTAACTGTCCTAGACGTGAATGACAACGCTCCAGTATTTACTCAGCCTGTTTATCGTGTAAGTGTTCCTGAAAACCTGCCAGTAGGCACACCAGTCTTGTCGGTAAATGCTACTGACCAGGATGAAGGAGTCCATGCGGAAGTAATGTATTCCTTCCTGAGGGTAACAGAAAAGATCTCCAAGATTTTCTGCTTGAATGTTTTCACTGGAGAAATCTCGATCTCTGCAAATTTAGACTATGAGGATTCAAGCTTTTATGAACTGGATGTTGAAGCCAGAGATAGGCCAGGTCTACTTGACAGAGCAAAAGTCTTAATAACTATCTTAGATGTAAATGATAATGTACCAGAAGTGGTAGTTACATCTGGAAGCAGATCAGTTGCTGAAAGTATGCCTCCAGGAACAGTAATCGCTCTTTTTCAAGTATATGATAGAGACTCTGGACTGAATGGCCTGGTAACATGCTCCATCTCAAGAAGTATGCCATTTGAACTGGAAAAATCAGTAGACAATTATTATCGATTAGTGACCAATACAGTACTAGATCGAGAACAGGTATCCTTGTACAACATCACTGTAACAGTCACAGACAAAGGAATTCCACCTCTGTCTACAGAAACACTTATTTACCTAAATGTGGCAGATATCAACGACAACCcacctgccttcccccactcctcctaTTCTGTCTACATCCCTGAAAACAACCCCAGAGGTGCCTCCATCTTCTCTGTGACTGCACATGACCCGGACAGCCATGAGAATGCCCAAGTCACTTACTCCCTGTCTGAAGACACGCTCCGGGGGGCACCCCTATCCTCCTATGTGTCCATCAACTCTGACACTGGTGTCCTATATGCCTTGCATTCCTTCGACTATGAGCAATTCCGTGACCTGCAACTGAGAGTGACTGCGCAGGACAGCGGAGACCCACCGCTTAGCAGCAATGTGTCCTTGAGTATATTCATTCTTGACCAGAATGACAACACACCGGAGATCCTGTACCCCGCCCTCCCCACCGACGGTTCCACAGGCGTGGAGCTGGCACCCCGATCGGCAGAGCCCGGCTACCTGGTAACCAAGGTGGTGGCGGTGGATAGAGACTCTGGCCAGAACGCCTGGTTGTCCTACCGCCTGCTGAAGGCCAGCGAGCCGGGGCTTTTCGCGGTGGGGCTGCACACGGGCGAGGTGCGCACAGCGCGGGCCCTGCAGGACAGAGATGCGCTCAAGCAGAGCCTAGTGGTGGCAGTGCGAGACCACGGCCAACCCCCTCTCTCGGCCACCGTCACGCTGACGGTGGCGGTGGCCGACAGCATTCCAGACGTCCTGGCCGATCTGGGCAGTCTCGAGCCCCCAGCTGACCCTGATGCCTCAGGTCTCACGCTGTACCTGGTGGTGGCGGTGGCCGCAGTCTCCTGCGTCTTCCTCGCTTTTGTGATCGTGCTGCTGGCTCTCAGACTGAGGCGCTGGCGCTCATCGCGTCTGCTCCAGGCTGCGGGGGTTGGATTGGCTGGCGTGCCCGCCTCGCGCTTTGTGGGCGTGGATGGGGTGCGGGCTTTCCTGCAGACGTATTCCCACGAGGTCTCCCTCACCGCGGACTCCAGGGAGAGTCACGTGATCTTCCCCCAGCCCAACTATGCAGACATGCTCCTCAGTCTGGAGAGCTGTGAGAAAACAGATCCCTCATTAACATCTATAGATTTTCATGGATGTAAGGACGAAGCAGAAAATATTCAG